One part of the Mariniblastus fucicola genome encodes these proteins:
- a CDS encoding glycosyltransferase family 4 protein: MSNCKILYFHHSVGTGGAPRSLAYLIAGLDRTKYDPVVVVPKKSSNAFVREIFEAANATVLEHVDIQPFHGSQVAPYHSFRKRARALWVYPKLVRAARQLVGDVKPDIVHLNSTCLVGAAKGAHQAIAGVPTIAHVREPLLENWWGRNLASLNRKHVDYFIGIDQYGIDSLQLKENDASVIFNFVDRKKFAPVNEEVRAKYRESFGWKPGQTVFLSLARIEPYNGAAELAELVGELDSRLDRSATFVFAGFRETDTAYQTRARTAIGLSSRCHALQFTEDVVKAINAADVIVVPYITPHSARSVFEAAAIGKPALVSKVPNLEELVVDGKTGLVFDWKLPESIVDLVNQLCCPIRETLGTAAFERAAAEFDQVTNTLRTEEVYRKLLHLEDS; encoded by the coding sequence GTGTCGAACTGCAAAATTCTATACTTTCATCACTCTGTTGGCACTGGAGGCGCTCCGCGCAGTTTGGCATATTTAATAGCTGGACTGGATAGAACCAAATACGATCCGGTGGTTGTAGTTCCGAAAAAGTCCAGCAATGCATTCGTCCGAGAGATTTTTGAGGCTGCCAATGCGACTGTACTTGAACATGTGGATATTCAGCCGTTTCATGGATCTCAGGTGGCGCCATACCATAGTTTTCGAAAAAGGGCACGTGCGCTTTGGGTATATCCAAAACTCGTTAGGGCTGCGAGGCAACTTGTTGGCGATGTCAAGCCAGACATCGTTCATTTGAACTCAACTTGCCTGGTAGGCGCGGCAAAGGGGGCACATCAGGCGATAGCAGGGGTGCCTACAATTGCTCATGTGCGTGAGCCATTGTTGGAGAATTGGTGGGGCAGGAATCTTGCGTCCTTGAATCGAAAACATGTTGACTATTTTATCGGTATCGACCAATACGGTATCGATTCTCTCCAACTAAAAGAGAATGACGCATCTGTTATCTTCAATTTCGTCGACAGGAAAAAATTCGCGCCGGTAAACGAGGAGGTTCGAGCAAAGTATCGAGAGAGCTTTGGGTGGAAGCCAGGCCAAACAGTGTTTCTCTCTCTTGCACGAATCGAGCCATACAACGGGGCTGCAGAGTTAGCCGAACTTGTCGGTGAATTGGACTCTCGCCTCGATAGATCGGCAACGTTTGTTTTTGCAGGCTTTCGCGAGACAGATACCGCGTATCAAACCCGAGCACGAACGGCAATTGGACTTAGTTCGCGATGTCATGCGCTCCAGTTCACTGAGGATGTTGTCAAAGCAATCAATGCCGCAGATGTGATTGTAGTGCCTTATATTACTCCCCATAGTGCCCGCAGTGTTTTCGAAGCTGCGGCAATTGGGAAGCCAGCACTCGTCTCAAAAGTTCCAAATTTGGAAGAGCTGGTAGTAGATGGCAAGACGGGATTGGTTTTTGATTGGAAGTTGCCGGAATCCATCGTCGATCTGGTTAATCAATTGTGTTGTCCCATCCGTGAAACGCTGGGGACTGCAGCGTTTGAACGTGCCGCAGCAGAGTTTGATCAAGTTACGAATACGCTTAGAACGGAAGAAGTTTACCGTAAGCTTTTGCACTTGGAGGACAGCTGA